The genome window AGTCTATAAACGTTTTATCCAGCAAGAATAAAGCTCTCTGATTTCAGAGAGCTTTTTATGTTGTTACCATACCTCAATATACTCAAGTATAATCTTCGGTTATGTTTCCTAGCACTGTAAGGTAAAATAAACCAGATATGTCTCCCTTCGGGGAGATTTTTTGTTACACTAAAATTTTCGTACAATCTTCGGCTTGTCGCCTAATCTATAAACATTTTATCCAGCAATAAATAGGATGCTAAGGGAGTTAAAAATCCGTATGAAAATAGGGAAACGACACAGTGTTCGATGAATACAAGGAGTTTCGTCTTTTTCGCTAGGATTTTAGCCCGAGCTCAAATCAGCTCTCTGATATCAGAGGGCTTTTTCTATATATATTTCTATCCTTGTTCATCTAATGAAAATATGGTATACTTTTTATGAGAATTTTCTAAATTTTTAAGATTCTATCAAAGGAGGTTTGCATGCTTTCCAAATTTTCTGGAAGCCGACGGGACCTGCAATTTGTGTTGTTTTTGGTTATTTTGCTAAGTGTTTTAGGAATTTCCCTCTTTCTAGCTGTTTCTATGGGGTCTGTTGCGATTGATCTAGGAGATACCTATCGGATTATTTTGAGCAGATTGGGGATTCCTCTTGAGATAGGAGAGGTTTCCAAGTCTACTCTTGCTATTGTATGGAACATGAGATTCCCCCGAGTATTGTTAGGTCTGATAGTAGGGGCTGGACTTTCTATGTGTGGTAGCGTGATGCAGTCTACAGTGAATAATCCTATTGCTGAGCCCTATGTCTTAGGAATCTCTGCGGGTGCAACTCTAGGGGCAACTTTGAGCATCATTCTTGGCTTAAAAGTGATGATTAGCCTTGGAGCTTTTCTTGGAGCTATTTTGGCAACAATTGCTGTCCTCATCATTGCCTCTATGCAGGGCAGGATGACAACTTCCAGTCTAATCTTATCAGGAACGGTGGTCAATGCCCTTTTTCTGGCATTTTCCAACTTTATTATCTCAGTTGGTGCTAATGCTGACAGTGTGATGACCATTAAGTTTTGGACCATGGGCTCGCTTGCTGGGACTACCTGGGCAGACTTGGTCCTGCCAACTATAGTAGTAGGAATGGCCTTTCTATTTTTCTCTACTCAGTATCGTGTTTTTAATGCGATGATGATGGGAGATGAGGCTGCTTTAACTTTAGGGATTCCCTTACGCTTTTATTGGTATCTTTATGTGACCATGGTAGCTGTGCTGACAGCAGTCTTAGTAGCAACTTGTGGGATTATTGGATTTGTTGGTCTAATTACTCCTCACTTAGCTCGAGGGTTAGTAGGAACGAATTACAGGAGACTTTTTCCCGTTGCGACCTTACTGGGTGCCCTCTTTGTCGTCTGGGCAGATGTACTCTCTCGTGTCGTCATTCCAAATGCCGAGTTGCCAATTGGTATTTTCACAGCCTTGGTAGGCGCTCCCTTCTTTATCTATATTGTTGGTGGTAGGCGAAGGGAGGTGAGGGTCTGATATGGACTTGATTTGTCAGGATATCCACTTTGGACTAGGAGAGAAAAAAATCCTCAAAGGAGTTTCTCTTAAGGTTGAGGGGCATCAATTTCATACGATACTTGGGCCAAATGGAAGTGGAAAAACCAGCCTGCTTAAACTCCTCTATCGTCAGGAAAAGGCGGACAAAGGCTTGATAAGTTTAGATGGAAAGCCACTGGAGCATTGGTCACTCAAAGAAACAGCCAAGCAAATGGCAGTTGTCACCCAGTTTAATCAATTGCAGTTTGATTGTACAGTTGAGGAAATCGTCTTGCTGGGAAGAACGCCCCACCTCTCTTTTCTACAGAAGGAAAGGGAAAGGGATTATGCCCTCGTTCAAGATGCTCTCGTCAAGGTGGATATGCTTGAGAAGAAAACTCGTCTCTATTCGTCTCTTTCAGGGGGAGAGAAACAACGAGTCTTATTAGCCCGCGCCTTGGCGCAAGAACCAACTCTCTTGCTCCTGGATGAACCAACCAATCACCTGGATATCAAGTATCAGCTAGACTTGTTGGCCATTGTGAAAAATCTCAAGGTCAATGTTCTAGCTGTCCTACATGATATTCAACTTGCTTGTCGCTATTCGGATTATCTCTATCTGATGAAAGAGGGAGAAATCCTTTACCAAGGGACTCCAAAGGAGACCATCACCCCTGAGTCATTGAAAACTGTATACGGAGTTCAAAGTCAGGTTACTTGGACAGAGGATCAGCAAGCCATGATTCACTATTTATAAGAATGAAAAGGAAAACAAGATGAAAAAAACACTAAGCATTTTACTGGTAACAGTAGCTACCCTAACCATGGCAGCTTGTGGTAATACTACTACAGAAAAAGCTACCACACAGTCTAGCACAGAAACAAGTCAGAAGGCCAGCACAGAGACGACTTATCCGTTAACGGTCAAGACCTATGACGCTAAGGGAAATGAAGTCGAACAAGTCTTTGACAAGGCACCTGAAAAAGTTATCACCAACAATCTTTCAACCACTGAAATTTTGTTGGAGTTAGGCTTGAAGGATAAAATTGCTGGCATGCTCAACCCTGACAATGCTGTGACGGACAAATACAAGGACGCGATTGCGACGATTCCTCAAATTGGGGATAAAAAAACAGTCTCTCAAGAGACAGTCCTTTCTTATGAGCCAGATGCTGTGATGGGTCGAAACATGATGTTTTCTGAAAAATCCTTGGGAACAGTTAGCACTTGGAATGAAAACAAAATCCCAGTCTATACGCAAAAAGCTTCTCTCTCAACGATTCAGCAAGATTTGGGAAATATCGTAGAAGACGTTAAAAATTTTGGAATGATTTTTAATGTGCAGGACAAGGCCAATGAATACGCAGCCCAATTACAAGCTAAAATTGACGCTGTTAAGAAAGCAAACCCAGCAAGCCAAGGTGAAAAGAAAAAGGCTTTGATTATGGTTGCTTATAATGACGAAACCTTTGGTGCTTACAAGTCTGCTTTGCAAGAAAGCTTGTTGAATCAACTTGGTTATACCAACGTTGCAACGGGAACATCAGGCTTGACCTTGGAAAATCTCGTGTCAATGGATCCTGAGTTGATTATTTATGTGACTAGCGACCGCAATAAAAAATTGGATGCCAACGCAGTAGAGTTGATGAAGAAAAATGCTGTTTTGGAAAATGTTCCTGCAATTAAGAATCAAAAAATCATGACCATTTCTTACGATGAGTTGATGGATTATGGTCCAGCAGTGATTGATTCCCTTGAGAAAATCAATGACTTTGTCAATAAATAATGAGTTTGATTGGGAAGGGATCCAAGTCAAGGTCAGCCTTCCTTCGACCTATGACCCCAATCAAACCTATCCAGCTATCCTCTTGAATGATGGAAACTTGGATTTCCTATCTTCACTTTCAGAATCTGTGATTTTAGTTGGTTTGACCTCTAAACATCGCCTAGATGACTACACTCCATGGAAGGCATCTGCTCTGAGAGATGGGGCTCCAGATTTTGGCGGTCAGGCAAATGCCTATCATGGTCATTTATTTGGAGGTCTTTTAGATAAGTTGCAGTCACTTTATCGTCTGGACAAAAATCGCCTTGCTTATGGAGGATACTCACTAGGTGGTTTGGTGGCAGTATACAGTCTTTTCAGCTTTGACAAGGTCTCCTGTGTCTTCTCTATCTGTGGTTCCTTTTGGTATCCTGATTTTGTGACTTATTGTAAGGAAGAAAAGGTGAAAAATTTGGACTGTTTACTGTATTTACAGAATGGACAAACAGAAGGAGCCCATCATAGTAATCGTCTGGCTCAAGCGCCAGTTTATGCTGAGGAAATCCATACTAGTCTTCAGCAATGCTATCCGACTGGTCGGTTTGTCTTTGATCCCTATGGGCATCATGAGCAAGTGGCTGAGCGATTTCTAGCCTTTTCCAGTTGGTTGGTCCAAAAATGGAAAATCAAATAAAAGAATTATCCCTTGGCAAAAGCCAAGGGATAATTGTATTTTTTAACCAAGAGCCTCTCTCTTCTTATCTGGATTCCAGATAAAGCTTGCGATAAAGCTAAAGATAATCGTTAGGATACCAACAAACACTGCAAGGATAAGGGCAGGGATGCGGATAAACCACCAGAGTGGATTTGGTTTTTTATCATTGTGCCATTGCTTGGTTTCTTCGTCCAAACGTTGGAATTCTGCTTGGATACGATCTGCAACCATTTCGATTCCTTCATCATTCATTTTCTTGATGTCCGAGATATCGATAGGATTTCCAAAGTTCATATCGACACGTTCACGGCTAATCAAGCCTTTCAAGTTCATGGGACCGGTGTAGGTAACAGGCATGATACGAACCTTGGCCATTTTGGCAATCAAGGCAACTCCACCCTTGACATCGTTTGAGTGACGGCTCCCACTTGGAAACATGATGAGAGAGCGGTCGCTTTTTTTGAGGACGTTGATAGGGTACTTGATGGCAGAGGCGTTAGGTTTTTCCCGGTCGATAGGAAAGGCGCCACACATACGGATCCACCAGCCAAAGATACGGTTGTTAAACAGCTCTTTTTTGGCCATAAAGATGAACTGTTTTGGCTTGGTCGCAAAGGCCATGTAAACAGGATCCCACCAGGTACGGTGAGGTGCGACGAGGATATAGTTTTCGTCTCGGCTAGGGATTTTATCAGTATTGTGATAGTGGGCATTGCCATTGATGGACCACAAGATCAGCATGACTAGTCCACGCAAATAAGTATAAAACATGAGATCTCCTTCGATTGTATTGCTTTTATTATTATACATTATCAAAAGACTACTGGCAAACTTTTTCAGTTATCAGCCCACAGTTTTAGATGGGATTAGAATTCTTTTAAAAAAAATGATATGATAGAGTTTATGGATAAAAATAAGATAATGGGATTAACCCAAAGAGAAGTCAAGGAAAGACAGGCTCAAGGTTTGGTCAATGACTTTACCGCTTCGGCCAGTACCAGTACTTGGCAAATCATCAAACGAAATGTTTTTACACTTTTTAACGCATTAAACTTTGTTATTGCCCTAGCGCTTGCCTTTGTACAGGCTTGGAGCAATTTGGTTTTCTTTGCCGTTATTTGCTTTAACGCTTTTTCTGGGATTGTGACTGAGCTGCGAGCCAAACACATGGTGGACAAGCTCAATCTCATGACCAAGGAAAAGGTCAAAACCATTCGTGATGGTCAAGAAGTTGCTCTCAATCCAGAAGAGTTGGTTCTAGGAGATGTTATTCGTTTGTCTGCGGGAGAGCAGATTCCTAGTGATGCGCGGGTTTTAGAAGGATTTGCAGAAGTCAATGAAGCCATGTTGACGGGGGAGAGTGATTTGGTGCAAAAGGAAGTGGATGCCTTGCTTTTATCAGGGAGTTTCCTAGCCAGTGGCGCAGTTTTGGCTCAAGTCCACCATGTCGGGGCAGAC of Streptococcus oralis contains these proteins:
- a CDS encoding FecCD family ABC transporter permease — encoded protein: MLSKFSGSRRDLQFVLFLVILLSVLGISLFLAVSMGSVAIDLGDTYRIILSRLGIPLEIGEVSKSTLAIVWNMRFPRVLLGLIVGAGLSMCGSVMQSTVNNPIAEPYVLGISAGATLGATLSIILGLKVMISLGAFLGAILATIAVLIIASMQGRMTTSSLILSGTVVNALFLAFSNFIISVGANADSVMTIKFWTMGSLAGTTWADLVLPTIVVGMAFLFFSTQYRVFNAMMMGDEAALTLGIPLRFYWYLYVTMVAVLTAVLVATCGIIGFVGLITPHLARGLVGTNYRRLFPVATLLGALFVVWADVLSRVVIPNAELPIGIFTALVGAPFFIYIVGGRRREVRV
- a CDS encoding ABC transporter ATP-binding protein, with protein sequence MDLICQDIHFGLGEKKILKGVSLKVEGHQFHTILGPNGSGKTSLLKLLYRQEKADKGLISLDGKPLEHWSLKETAKQMAVVTQFNQLQFDCTVEEIVLLGRTPHLSFLQKERERDYALVQDALVKVDMLEKKTRLYSSLSGGEKQRVLLARALAQEPTLLLLDEPTNHLDIKYQLDLLAIVKNLKVNVLAVLHDIQLACRYSDYLYLMKEGEILYQGTPKETITPESLKTVYGVQSQVTWTEDQQAMIHYL
- a CDS encoding ABC transporter substrate-binding protein, whose protein sequence is MKKTLSILLVTVATLTMAACGNTTTEKATTQSSTETSQKASTETTYPLTVKTYDAKGNEVEQVFDKAPEKVITNNLSTTEILLELGLKDKIAGMLNPDNAVTDKYKDAIATIPQIGDKKTVSQETVLSYEPDAVMGRNMMFSEKSLGTVSTWNENKIPVYTQKASLSTIQQDLGNIVEDVKNFGMIFNVQDKANEYAAQLQAKIDAVKKANPASQGEKKKALIMVAYNDETFGAYKSALQESLLNQLGYTNVATGTSGLTLENLVSMDPELIIYVTSDRNKKLDANAVELMKKNAVLENVPAIKNQKIMTISYDELMDYGPAVIDSLEKINDFVNK
- a CDS encoding alpha/beta hydrolase-fold protein; protein product: MTLSINNEFDWEGIQVKVSLPSTYDPNQTYPAILLNDGNLDFLSSLSESVILVGLTSKHRLDDYTPWKASALRDGAPDFGGQANAYHGHLFGGLLDKLQSLYRLDKNRLAYGGYSLGGLVAVYSLFSFDKVSCVFSICGSFWYPDFVTYCKEEKVKNLDCLLYLQNGQTEGAHHSNRLAQAPVYAEEIHTSLQQCYPTGRFVFDPYGHHEQVAERFLAFSSWLVQKWKIK
- a CDS encoding lysophospholipid acyltransferase family protein; translated protein: MFYTYLRGLVMLILWSINGNAHYHNTDKIPSRDENYILVAPHRTWWDPVYMAFATKPKQFIFMAKKELFNNRIFGWWIRMCGAFPIDREKPNASAIKYPINVLKKSDRSLIMFPSGSRHSNDVKGGVALIAKMAKVRIMPVTYTGPMNLKGLISRERVDMNFGNPIDISDIKKMNDEGIEMVADRIQAEFQRLDEETKQWHNDKKPNPLWWFIRIPALILAVFVGILTIIFSFIASFIWNPDKKREALG